In the Candidatus Polarisedimenticolia bacterium genome, TCACGCTGGACGAGGCGATCGCCGCGTACACGCTGAACGGGGCCTACGGATCGTTCGAGGAGGACGCGAAGGGATCGATCAAGGAAGGGAAGCTGGCGGACCTGGCGCTCTTCTCGCCGGACCTGTTCAAGGTTCCGGCCGCTGACATCCACAAGAGCCGGGTCATCCTGACGGTCTTCAACGGCCGCGAGGTGTATCGCGCGCCGGCACCGTGAGCCTCCCCGAGGCTCAGGCCTGCGGCGGCGGGATCAACAACCTGCCCCGGCGGATGGCCACCAGATCGGCGAGCATCCCGTAGGCGGTCTGCTCGACGCCGGACTCGACGCTGCCGATGTTGATGGTGCCCGCCAGCTCGGTGTCGAGCGTCAGCCCCAGCGAGAACCCCCGGAGCGACGCCAGGAAATCTCCCGCCTCCAGGCCGGCCGCGCGCACGCGCGCGGGGCCGTCCGCCGCGGCCTCGGCCAACAGCCGCACGGCCCGCCCGGCGCGCGCCTGATCCCGTGCCCAGCCGGGGTCGACGTCGGAGAGCGGTGTGCGCTCGACATCAGCCGGCCGCAGATCGCGGCCCATCAGGACGTTGGCCACGATCACCGCCTTCACCGCCTGGTCCCAGCCGTCGAGATCGTGCGATGGATCGGCCTCCGCGAAGCCCCGCCTCTGCATCTCGCGCACCGCCGCCTCGGCCGGCTCGCCGCGGGCGATGGCCTGCAGGACGTGGTTGCTGGTCGAGTTCAGGACACCCCGGAAGCCCAGGAGCCTGCCCACCGGCACCGACGCCTCGAACAGGTTGAACACCGGCATGCAATCGGCCACTGCCGACTCGAAACGGAACCCGGCGCCTTTCGCCAGCGCCGCGGCGAACAGCTCGTGCGCCCCGAACGCCACCGGCCCCTTGTTGGCGGTGACCACCGACACCCCGCGGCCCAGGGCGGCGCGCACGTGCGACAGCGCAGGCTCTCCGGAGTGAGGATTGAGCGGCGTCGCCTCGAACAGCAAATCGATCGGCGCCGACGCGATCGCCTCCGGCAGCCGGAGGGCCTGCGACCAGCCGTCGCGCAGCGCCCTCTCGAGGCTGATGCCGGAGGGTTCGACCCAGGCGCCCCGGCGCGCGCTCGCCAGGAGCGTGACCTCGAAGGTCAGCCCGCAGCGCCGTGCGAGCTCCTCCCGGCGCGCCAGCATGAGACGCGCCAGCGCCTGACCGACGTTACCAAACCCGGCGAACCCGAGACGGAAGTGGCGGCTCTCCATGGTCACGCATGATAACCGCTCGGACGGAGCGCGGCCCCGCCTGTTTCGCGGCGTGGTCGCACCGGGTGACAGGTCTCCCCCGGCTGGGGTAGGATGGCGCCGTTTCCGGCGTAGCGCGCATTCAACACATGTTCACGGAGGGACGTGCATGCCTGATCGGATCAGGATCCGCTTCGGCGAGGCGATGGGTGCAGGCAGCGAAGACTGGCTCTGGACCGAGCCGGAGATCGCGATCGGCGAGCAGGACGGCCCGGTGGGACAGGCCTTCGCCACGCTGATGGG is a window encoding:
- a CDS encoding homoserine dehydrogenase, with product MESRHFRLGFAGFGNVGQALARLMLARREELARRCGLTFEVTLLASARRGAWVEPSGISLERALRDGWSQALRLPEAIASAPIDLLFEATPLNPHSGEPALSHVRAALGRGVSVVTANKGPVAFGAHELFAAALAKGAGFRFESAVADCMPVFNLFEASVPVGRLLGFRGVLNSTSNHVLQAIARGEPAEAAVREMQRRGFAEADPSHDLDGWDQAVKAVIVANVLMGRDLRPADVERTPLSDVDPGWARDQARAGRAVRLLAEAAADGPARVRAAGLEAGDFLASLRGFSLGLTLDTELAGTINIGSVESGVEQTAYGMLADLVAIRRGRLLIPPPQA